A stretch of DNA from Lycium ferocissimum isolate CSIRO_LF1 chromosome 4, AGI_CSIRO_Lferr_CH_V1, whole genome shotgun sequence:
CAGGGCATTCTGGAGAGGATATTTTGGTGTTTGAGTATCTTAAAATAATACAGGCTGCAGAAATGTAGCATGTTGGCTGCCTAGTTAGTGGCtgaagcattttttttttttttaaagtttcacAATAGGACCTTTTAATACACATTTCCGTATCTAACTAATAAGATTGTTATTACTTATCAATGCAAGTATCATTATTTTAACCTAAGTTGCACGGACTCACCAGTTTAGGTGCCGTCCCCGTCTTGACACGGGTCGGGTGCGGGTGCTGGGACGGCAAACGTCCGGGATACGGTCAACTAACTCCGGATACTTTGACCGGAGTCCGTCGACaaatttggggaaaacatttgagattttgatttctcaaaattaaaaataaaacagattTAAGATAAGGAAGAATAATGCCCATCTTGGAAAGATTGAATTCTACAATATACATGTAATTTTTTCATAAGAATATCTCTCAAAATTTGTAATATCTTTATAgctctatttttttatataattttgaattttcttagccgAATCCCCGCACCTGTATCCATAACTAGACATGCacccccgaatcttaaaatttagattttgccGAAACCGACACTCGGATCCGTACCCGTATCGGATACCCGCACCCGAATCCGTGCAACTTAGAATTTTTAACCTCATCTCAGTCTGTCCGGAGTTTTTTCCTGTTGCTTCTGAGTTATGTTACATTGCTCTTGGATAGCATgtcaatatgaatatgattagATGATTTCTTCCCTCAGAAGTAGAAGAAGGTGAACAGCCGGTGGATACTGGTGCTTATCGTGCTGTTGGTTTCTCATATGGAAGCACTAAGGATTCTGCTGATGGAAAAAGTTCTGAGGTTTGCCAGGAAAGCTCCGACTTTCATCCCTCCTTTCCAGTGCCGGAAAGCCTTCTTCAGAGCTTGGTAAGCTTGTGCTCatcgatttttttttgtctGCTTTCATAAGCTTGGATATTGTTGTTTACATGCTAACGAGGATTTCCCATGTGGCCAAATGCTACTAGTTGTCTAAACCTTATGTTATTCTAAGGCTCACCATGTCTAAGTTTTCAGATGCTCGGAGCAGGGATGGAGTTCCTTTCATCTAAGTTTGCCATTCACAGGCACCTTGTTCCCTTTTGATGCATGACCAAGGGGCAGTGCAGGTGGGATTAGGAATATAAAAAGCTTTCTTTGTAAGGACAATTTGTTGCTAGTTGAGAGGGATCTTCCCTTAATGCGCTTGATAttgctcttttacttccattaATGGACACACATACTGTCTGTTTGAAGTTTCAGATTGTATCTAAGGTTCTAGCTTATTTTTTATCCAGAATTGTGAATTCTACATTTTAATGGAGTCTTTGTTGCTTTCTATCTTTTTGCAGCCACCAACGGAAAAGTTACATCAGATAATTGCAAGGACTGCTCTGTTTGTGAGCAAACATGGTGGGCAGTCAGAAATTGTTCTCAGGGTGAAGCAGGGAAACAATCCAACATTTGGGTTCTTAATGCCTGAGCACGGTCTTCATCCATACTTTAGGTTTCTTGTTGATCATCCCGAACTTTTACAATCTGACAGTGATTTGAATGctcaaaatgaagaaaaaaaggtttCTGATGAGCACAAGGAACATGATGGTGTTGGAGGTGCTTTATCTATGCTTGGTTCTGTATATGGGTTCGGAGAGGATGAGGAGCCTGCAAATGGGGATGATCCTGGATCCAGAGTTTCCGATGCAGCATTTGATGCTTTGGATACCAATAATGTTTCCCGTCCGCTTCAAAGGGCTGAATCTAGCTCTAAGGCATTTGAAAACgatgagaaagaaaaagacgAGAAAGTTTCTACACATTCACTTCGTTCTagtaaagataaagaaaaggcTCCTGCACTGAAAAAGAATAATTTGATTAATGCTTCCAGGAGCAGAAGTAGAAGTAGCGTTCGGAAGGAAGATGACTTTCGTTCTTCTGCTGCATCAGAAAAGACAACGGCGGACATTTCTGGTCTAGGAGCAGTGTCTAAGACAGGACCTTTGGTGGAGCCTCCATCTGATCTAAAGAAATTGATTGATAAGATTGTGGAGTTCATTCTGAAGAATGGGAAGCAGTTTGAGTCAACTCTTATGGAACAGGACAGTAAACACGGGAGATTTCCATTTCTCCTTCCTTCCAACCAATATCATCCTTACTATCTAAAAGTACTCCAGAAAGCTCAAGAGGTGAAAGCTCTTTCTCTGTCTGGAAAATGTCATATGGGTTCCTCTGCATTCGCATGGctaaagtttaaaattaatttaaatttgagCATATTATTTTTAGTTTCTTGAACCTGGCATTTGCTTCTTTGGCAAATTATTGACACAAAAACCATGTAGCTGTATTTTTCTCTTTGGTTCTGGATTATCGGTGTAGCTAATGCATGTGAACCTGGTTATACTACTTTCCCTTTGGAGAGAAGTGTGGAATTACTTTAACATTGTGgccttttcttctctttgttgTGCAGTCAAAAGTCCATGGATCAGAAAAGAGATCTTTGAAGGAAAGTAATTCTACCTCTTTAAGATCTGCGGAGTATGATCTGCCATATGCATCTGATAAGAAAGAGAAGTTTAAGATGGTGCTGGGAAAATCCAAAAAGGAAACACAGGACTCTCTGGCTAGAACTTCACCGCAAGAGGCTGGGGTCAATGTGGACGCTGCTGCTGCGGCTGCTATCCTTCAGGCAGCCACTAGAGGTATTAAGAATCCCAATTTGAGTATACTTTCAGGCTCATCTAAGAACGGTGATAGTCAGGGTCACAGCAGTGAGGGTCCCAGTATTGTTGGTCAGAAGTCTGGCAAGAGGATGGAAAATAGTGTTTCGATTCCAAAAGTGAAGGAAATTGCGAAGTCTGCCGCTGCGGAAGCTGCAGGTGAAGCAGACTCCTCTGAAGCACACTTGACCAAAGAGCAGAAGCTGAAAGCAGAGAGGCTGAGAAGGGCGAAGATGTTTGTTGCCCTGTTAAAAGGTGGAGCAGCTCCTGCCAAAAGAGATTCACTTGGAGGGTCAGTGGAACCACAAGGATCTGCCTTATCAGGTTCCGTTACAGAGGTTAATGTTGCTACTAAAGAAAGAGAAGGCAGTGCAACTCTGGCAGAACCGACTGCTGTGGAGAGAGAAGGCAGTACAGCTCCATTAGATAATAATGTGTCGAATGAAAATGAGAAATCTGAAATGAAACATACTGCTGAAGATCTTGAGCGGCGATCAAGAAGGAAATACAGGTCAAGATCTGGTATACACGAAGATGAGGAAGAGGAacaggaggaggaggaggaggagcagCAGCGCTCCAGGAAGAAGCGCCGCTCTTCAAGAAAAgatgaagaggaagaaagtggaGAGGTAAGGGATGATAAACGATCCAGAAAAAAGAGGCGATCACGCCGTCATAGACACAAAGATGGTGGCGATGCAGgcgaggatgaagatgatgaacaTAATAGTCGATCAAGAAAGAAGCACCGCAGACAACATTCATCCCCTGAATATGATGAGGATGATGAGCAAAGAGATGCAGAGAGACATCATAAGCATGGAAGGAAAAAACATTCAAGTCATCGGTCGTCACGTGAAAATAGGGAAGATGATTATGAGGAGGATCATAAGCATTCCAAGAAGAAACATAGATCTCGTAGAACCTCCCACCGCAGTAGAGATAGACATGAACACAGGATTAAGGATTCTAGTGAAGATGAGTCTGATAGATCTCATAGAACTTCCCATCGTAGTAAAGATAGACACAAACACAGGACTAAACATTCTAGCGATGATGAACGTGAACACAAACATAAGCGTGCAAGCTCTTCTGGTGATGAAGAGCAGCGCTATGGCAGGGCTGATAAGAATGAAAATGGTaccaaagaaagagaagaactGGAAGAAGGTGAGATCCTTGCCAAAGTGTCAGATCAATCGAGAGGAAGTTTAAGAGGTTCTGTCAGCAGAGAAGTTTCAGTCGACGTATCTAGTTCCCAACAAAGAGCCCCGTCTCAACCGTCTGAATCTACTGAGATATCAAATGATCTTAGGGCCAAAATCCGCGCAATGTTAATGGCAACTAGAACGTAGTTGGGAAACTACTAATCTCAATATATTACCTTTGAATCCCTTGTAGTGTATAAAGGGCTTTGTAAAGTCCTTGTTGAATCTTGATTACAATTCGATAATTCTGATTTTCATCCTCCTATTTCTCTCTGCTGTTTAAGTTTTCTGCCCCTTCAGTGTAAAGAGCATTGTCGACTGTTTCATTGTTATCTATTTTTGACAACTGAAATTTGCGGATCCAAAATCTTGGATAATGTAAGATTTTGGGTCCACGAATTCTACTTGTCAAACATAGGCAATCCTCGGATAACTTGTGTAAGTTATGTGAGGTAAGAGTGAATGCTTTcttatttgtcatttttcatCCGTAAATTGTTATAATCAACACATTTGTCCACTCAACGCGatcaaatatattttacacattAGTTTTATACAAAGTATCGAACTTATAAGTTTATATAACGTGTATGACGTTCGTGAAAAAATACCAATTgaaatttctttatttgttgGTGGAAGAATCAAAATTTTTATGATAATATTGAGAAAGAGAATTAGATTTGATTTAAACAATATGTGGTTGGAAAACAAGGATTGATTTTTTAGCAAGATATCGAATGTATACAAATAATTCAATATGATTTCGCTAGATCTAATTTTATT
This window harbors:
- the LOC132053192 gene encoding uncharacterized protein LOC132053192 isoform X1 translates to MDLEVVGRHALLFDDDAMSAFVNSNDALVEWNSLQIDRYDVRHLLSSPPPSRRRSNTCSSSSNLVDGSIQSELDHERYLDLPLPSDEPEVEEGEQPVDTGAYRAVGFSYGSTKDSADGKSSEVCQESSDFHPSFPVPESLLQSLPPTEKLHQIIARTALFVSKHGGQSEIVLRVKQGNNPTFGFLMPEHGLHPYFRFLVDHPELLQSDSDLNAQNEEKKVSDEHKEHDGVGGALSMLGSVYGFGEDEEPANGDDPGSRVSDAAFDALDTNNVSRPLQRAESSSKAFENDEKEKDEKVSTHSLRSSKDKEKAPALKKNNLINASRSRSRSSVRKEDDFRSSAASEKTTADISGLGAVSKTGPLVEPPSDLKKLIDKIVEFILKNGKQFESTLMEQDSKHGRFPFLLPSNQYHPYYLKVLQKAQESKVHGSEKRSLKESNSTSLRSAEYDLPYASDKKEKFKMVLGKSKKETQDSLARTSPQEAGVNVDAAAAAAILQAATRGIKNPNLSILSGSSKNGDSQGHSSEGPSIVGQKSGKRMENSVSIPKVKEIAKSAAAEAAGEADSSEAHLTKEQKLKAERLRRAKMFVALLKGGAAPAKRDSLGGSVEPQGSALSGSVTEVNVATKEREGSATLAEPTAVEREGSTAPLDNNVSNENEKSEMKHTAEDLERRSRRKYRSRSGIHEDEEEEQEEEEEEQQRSRKKRRSSRKDEEEESGEVRDDKRSRKKRRSRRHRHKDGGDAGEDEDDEHNSRSRKKHRRQHSSPEYDEDDEQRDAERHHKHGRKKHSSHRSSRENREDDYEEDHKHSKKKHRSRRTSHRSRDRHEHRIKDSSEDESDRSHRTSHRSKDRHKHRTKHSSDDEREHKHKRASSSGDEEQRYGRADKNENGTKEREELEEGEILAKVSDQSRGSLRGSVSREVSVDVSSSQQRAPSQPSESTEISNDLRAKIRAMLMATRT
- the LOC132053192 gene encoding uncharacterized protein LOC132053192 isoform X2, with product MHDQGAVQPPTEKLHQIIARTALFVSKHGGQSEIVLRVKQGNNPTFGFLMPEHGLHPYFRFLVDHPELLQSDSDLNAQNEEKKVSDEHKEHDGVGGALSMLGSVYGFGEDEEPANGDDPGSRVSDAAFDALDTNNVSRPLQRAESSSKAFENDEKEKDEKVSTHSLRSSKDKEKAPALKKNNLINASRSRSRSSVRKEDDFRSSAASEKTTADISGLGAVSKTGPLVEPPSDLKKLIDKIVEFILKNGKQFESTLMEQDSKHGRFPFLLPSNQYHPYYLKVLQKAQESKVHGSEKRSLKESNSTSLRSAEYDLPYASDKKEKFKMVLGKSKKETQDSLARTSPQEAGVNVDAAAAAAILQAATRGIKNPNLSILSGSSKNGDSQGHSSEGPSIVGQKSGKRMENSVSIPKVKEIAKSAAAEAAGEADSSEAHLTKEQKLKAERLRRAKMFVALLKGGAAPAKRDSLGGSVEPQGSALSGSVTEVNVATKEREGSATLAEPTAVEREGSTAPLDNNVSNENEKSEMKHTAEDLERRSRRKYRSRSGIHEDEEEEQEEEEEEQQRSRKKRRSSRKDEEEESGEVRDDKRSRKKRRSRRHRHKDGGDAGEDEDDEHNSRSRKKHRRQHSSPEYDEDDEQRDAERHHKHGRKKHSSHRSSRENREDDYEEDHKHSKKKHRSRRTSHRSRDRHEHRIKDSSEDESDRSHRTSHRSKDRHKHRTKHSSDDEREHKHKRASSSGDEEQRYGRADKNENGTKEREELEEGEILAKVSDQSRGSLRGSVSREVSVDVSSSQQRAPSQPSESTEISNDLRAKIRAMLMATRT